The following is a genomic window from Clostridia bacterium.
GAAAATGCTAGTGCTTTAACGACTAAATTAAAGGAAAGTAAAATTCCTTATCAATTAGTCGATGAGGGGAAAACAATTCTTGTAAATGCCGAGGATAAGTATCAGTTAAGACTTGATATGGCCGGAGAGGTTAATTTAAAAGGAGTAGTTGGCTTTGAGTCTTTTAATGAAACTCGCTTTGGGGAAACCGATACAGATAAAAGAGTAAAATATTTAATTGCTTTACAAGGGGAATTAACACGTACAATAGAAAATCTTTCAGCGGTAGAATCAGCTAAGGTGCATATAGTTTTACCGGAAAAATCATTATTTGTACGTGATGAAAAAGAAACTACGGCTTCTGTTCTTTTGCGATTGAAACCTTATGCCAGTCTTAAACCTGAACAGGTAAAATCAATTATGGCTTTTGTAAGTCATAGTGTAGAAGGATTAAAGCCGGAAAATGTTACTGTTATGGATGTTAATGGCAATTTACTTTCCGAAGATTTGATGGATGATCTTTTGGGGGGATCTACACGGGCCACAATGAATCAATTGGCTTTAAAAAAGCAATATGAAAATGAAATCTCCAGGTCGGTACAATCGATGCTGGAAAAAATATTAGGTACGGGAAAAGCTGTGGTTAGGGCTAGTGTAGCCATGGATTTTGATCAAATAGAAACACATTCTGAAAGATATGAAGAACCTTTCATTATTAGTGAACAGATTAAAGAAGAAAGTTCTAGTGGTACTTCTCAGTCTCCTGGGGGTAATCCTGCGGATGCTAATATGTTGGGACCTAGTTATGGGGATACGGGTGTGGGTACTAATGAACATGAATTAACGGAAACCTTACGTAATTATGAAGCAGGTAAAATTACCGAAAAAAGAGTCGTTGCCCCCGGCAAAATTACTAATATTTCCTTATCAGTGCTTTTGGATGGGGAATTAACCCCAGAGGAAGAAGCAGGAATCAGGCAGGTCGTGGCAGATGCTGCGGGTGTAAATACCGATAGAGGTGATCAGGTTTCTTTGGTAGTAATGCCTTTTAATGCTGATGAAACGACAAGATTGGCTGAGGAGTTAGCCAAAAGGGAATCCTTTGAACGCAGGATGGCTTATTTAAGAACATTACGGGGTCCACTTTTAGCAGTTCTTTTTTTAGGAGTGGGAATTTATCTTTTTAGGCGTATGCGAGAGGCGGCTTTGGAAAAAGAACGTTATTTAGCACAGCAAGCCGAAATAAGTGCGGCTAGTGATGCTGCACCAGAAGTTATGCTGTCATTATCACCAGAGGCTAAGGCAAGAAAAGCTATTAAAGAACAAGTTGAGGCTTTAGTAAAAAAATCTCCCGAAGAGGTGGCAAAAATAATAAAGACATGGCTATCAGAGGATTAGGGGTGGTTTGATTGGAAAAATTACAACAGTTATCGGGGCATCAAAAAGCTTCTATTTTTATGATTGCTTTGGGACCCGAAAAATCCGCTGAAGTAATGAAGTATTTAAATGAAGAAGAAGTCGAACAACTCACTTTGGGAATTGCCGGTATGCGTAATGTTGATAATTTACAAATGGAAAAGGTAGCCAAAGAATTTACAGAGCTTTATATGGCTGCTCATTATGTTTCTCAAGGTGGCATTGAATATGCCCAAGAGGTTTTAGAAAACGCTTTGGGAACTGAAAAAGCTATCCGGATTATTAATCGTCTTTCTTCTAATTTACAAATAAAACCGTTTGATTTTATTAGAAAAACGGATTCTAGTCAGTTGTTAAATTTTATTCAGGGGGAACATGCCCAAACAATTGCCTTGATTATGTCTTATTTGGAACCCCAGCAAGCTGCGGCGATTTTATCAGCTTTACCTAGTGAACGCCAAACTGAAGTGGCCAGAAGAATCGCTATTATGGATAGTACTTCACCGGAAATACTGCGAGAAATAGAAAATACTTTGGAAAGAAAAATTAGTTCTTTGGGGGCTCAGGATTACACTAGTGCAGGTGGTATAAATTCTATAGTAGAAATTTTAAATAATGTTGATCGGGCCACTGAAAAAACAATTTTAGAAACCTTAGAAATTCAAGACCCTATTTTAGCCGAGGAAATTAAGAAGCTGATGTTTATTTTTGAAGATATCATTAAAATGGATGACCGCAGTGTGCAATTGGTTTTGCGTGAGGTTGATAGTAAGGATCTGGCAATGGCCCTCAAGGGTGCGGGTGAAGAAGTTAAAGATAAGATTAAAAAGAATATGTCTAGACGTGCGGCCGAGATGTTGGAGGAGGAAATTGTTTTCCTAGGTCCAGTGCGCCTTCGTGATGTAGAAGAAGCACAACAGCAAATTGTGACGATAATACGTCAACTTGAGGAGGCCGGTGAAATAATCATTTCCCGTGGTGAGGGAGATGAGATTATTGAGTAAAATAATTAAATCATCTTTTGTTAAGCAAATTGAAAAGCAAGTTGAGCCTGATAATATTGATTTTGACGAGACAACTGCACTGTCACTTTATGAAGAAACTAAGCTTCTTTTAGCCGAATTGGTTAATGAGGCTCAACAGCGTGCTGCTCATATTATTGCTTCTTCCCAAAAAGAGGCAAAGGAAATAAAATCTCATGCTAAAATGGAAAGCGAAAAAATAAGGGCAGAAGCATTTCAACAGGGAAAACAGTCGGGTTATCAAGCTGGACTGTCCGCAGGACAGGAAGAAATGGAAATTTTGCTTAAGGATATAGAAAAAATGTTAGTGTTTTTGGGTAATTATCAAGAAGTATTTTTACAAAAAAAAGCTAACGAAGTTATTGATTTAGTTTTATTGATTGTAGAAAAAATTATCGGTACATTGGTAAATAGTAAACCGGAAATTATTGCTGAGATTGTAAAAAATGTTTTGCAAGTAGCTGGGGAAAGCGAAAAATTAATTATTAAGGTTAATCCTCAACATCTACCTTATTTAAATTCTATAGATACGGCTAATTTGGCACCGGGAAAAATTAGCTTTCAAGGTGACACTACTATAGAGCCTGGTGGTTGTTTAATTGAAACTGAGCAGGGATTTATCGATGCCTGTTTAGGTGAAAGATTATCCATTTTGGAGAAAGTGTTAAAGGAAGAAAACCGTCATGTTGAACTTTGAAAAATTAAAAAACAGAGTAAACAATGCTAACCCTTTACATTTTCGGGGCTTGGTTACCGAAATTATTGGTTTAACCATTCAGTCCCGGGGGCCGCGTGCGGGAGTTGGTGAGTTGGTATACATTCAAAGCAAACAGGGTGTTATTCCCGCTGAGGTAGTTGGTTTTAAAAGCGAAAGAACTTTATTAATGCCTTTGGGTGATTTAGCCGGGGTTGCTCCCGGTGATTTAGTAACTGCGGTTAATCAGTCTTTTAAAGTTAAAGTTGGGCCGGAAATTATAGGTCGTGTACTAGATGGTTTGGGACGTCCTTTGGATAATAAGGGTGCTTTAAAATGGGAAAGTGAGTATCCTTTGTTGGAATCTTCCCCCCATCCCTTAAAAAGAAAAAGAATTACGGAAAATTTATCTTTGGGTATAAAGGTTATTGATGGTCTTTTAACATGTGGCAAAGGGCAAAGGCTGGGTATTTTTTCGGGAAGTGGTGTGGGGAAAAGCACTCTTTTGGGAATGATTGCCCGCAATAGCAGTGCTGATGTTAATGTTATTGCTTTGATTGGTGAGCGAGGTCGTGAGGTGCGCGAGTTTTTGGAAAATGATTTAAAGGCCGGAATTGACCGATCGGTGGTGGTAGTGGCTTCTTCGGATCAACCGGCTATTGTAAGGGTAAAGGCGGCTTTTTTAGCTACAGCCCTTGCTGAATATTTTCGTGATCAAGGAAAAGACGTCATTTTACTTATGGATTCAATTACACGTTTTGCCATGGCCCAAAGGGAAATAGGTCTGGCTGTAGGTGAGCCGCCGGCCACAAAGGGATACACCCCCTCTGTTTTTGCTTTACTCCCTCGACTTTTGGAAAGAGCGGGTACAGATGTTCAAGGTAGTATTACGGGACTTTATACAGTTTTGGTGGAGGGAGATGACTTCAATGAACCTATCAGTGATGCTGTTCGAGGTATTTTGGATGGTCATTTGATTTTATCGCGTGCTTTGGCTTCTTTGGGTCATTACCCTGCTGTAGATGTTTTAAATAGTATTAGTCGTGTTATGTTGAATATTGTTGATTCGGAACATCAAGTTGCAGCCACAAAAATAAAAAAATTGTTAGCTATTTATTCCGAAGCAAAGGATTTAATTGATGTAGGGGCATATCAAAAAGGTAGTAATTTGCAAATTGATTTGGCAATTTGCTTTATTGAGCAGATTAATCAGTTTTTGCAACAGGAGATTCAGGAAGCTTTTAAAAGCGAACAAACTATACAAATATTAAAAGATTTATATCAGGAAATCATTAGAAAAGAGCGGGATATAAATGTTTAAATTTAGATTAGCTAAGGTACTCCGTTTGCGTGAACATAAAGAAAAATTATGCCTAGAAGAAGTTAGTCGTTGTTTAATGGCTTTACAAACAGTTGAACAAAAAAAAATGAAATTAAAGCAAAATATGGATAAAAAAGAAGAGGAATATCGCCTTTCTTTGGAGAAAATTGTATCTATAGAAAGAATTGTTGTTTATAAAAATTATTTGAGTTTACAAAAACAAAAACTACTACAATTGACAGCTGAACTGGAAACTTGTCGGCAAAAATTGACTAATGCACAAGCGGAATTAAGGGCAGCTATGAAGGAAAGAAAAATATTAACGAAATTGCGGGAAAAGCAGCAATGGCGTTTTCGTTTGGTTGAAAAGAAAAAGGAGGAAAACTTTTTAGATGAATTAGCAATAA
Proteins encoded in this region:
- the fliF gene encoding flagellar M-ring protein FliF — protein: MNLGAQLQEQINSIWKKFTKGQKATILITVLLFLIIVLTMLFLRQPKMEVLYSGLSPENASALTTKLKESKIPYQLVDEGKTILVNAEDKYQLRLDMAGEVNLKGVVGFESFNETRFGETDTDKRVKYLIALQGELTRTIENLSAVESAKVHIVLPEKSLFVRDEKETTASVLLRLKPYASLKPEQVKSIMAFVSHSVEGLKPENVTVMDVNGNLLSEDLMDDLLGGSTRATMNQLALKKQYENEISRSVQSMLEKILGTGKAVVRASVAMDFDQIETHSERYEEPFIISEQIKEESSSGTSQSPGGNPADANMLGPSYGDTGVGTNEHELTETLRNYEAGKITEKRVVAPGKITNISLSVLLDGELTPEEEAGIRQVVADAAGVNTDRGDQVSLVVMPFNADETTRLAEELAKRESFERRMAYLRTLRGPLLAVLFLGVGIYLFRRMREAALEKERYLAQQAEISAASDAAPEVMLSLSPEAKARKAIKEQVEALVKKSPEEVAKIIKTWLSED
- the fliG gene encoding flagellar motor switch protein FliG — protein: MEKLQQLSGHQKASIFMIALGPEKSAEVMKYLNEEEVEQLTLGIAGMRNVDNLQMEKVAKEFTELYMAAHYVSQGGIEYAQEVLENALGTEKAIRIINRLSSNLQIKPFDFIRKTDSSQLLNFIQGEHAQTIALIMSYLEPQQAAAILSALPSERQTEVARRIAIMDSTSPEILREIENTLERKISSLGAQDYTSAGGINSIVEILNNVDRATEKTILETLEIQDPILAEEIKKLMFIFEDIIKMDDRSVQLVLREVDSKDLAMALKGAGEEVKDKIKKNMSRRAAEMLEEEIVFLGPVRLRDVEEAQQQIVTIIRQLEEAGEIIISRGEGDEIIE
- the fliI gene encoding flagellar protein export ATPase FliI — protein: MLNFEKLKNRVNNANPLHFRGLVTEIIGLTIQSRGPRAGVGELVYIQSKQGVIPAEVVGFKSERTLLMPLGDLAGVAPGDLVTAVNQSFKVKVGPEIIGRVLDGLGRPLDNKGALKWESEYPLLESSPHPLKRKRITENLSLGIKVIDGLLTCGKGQRLGIFSGSGVGKSTLLGMIARNSSADVNVIALIGERGREVREFLENDLKAGIDRSVVVVASSDQPAIVRVKAAFLATALAEYFRDQGKDVILLMDSITRFAMAQREIGLAVGEPPATKGYTPSVFALLPRLLERAGTDVQGSITGLYTVLVEGDDFNEPISDAVRGILDGHLILSRALASLGHYPAVDVLNSISRVMLNIVDSEHQVAATKIKKLLAIYSEAKDLIDVGAYQKGSNLQIDLAICFIEQINQFLQQEIQEAFKSEQTIQILKDLYQEIIRKERDINV
- the fliJ gene encoding flagellar export protein FliJ, which gives rise to MFKFRLAKVLRLREHKEKLCLEEVSRCLMALQTVEQKKMKLKQNMDKKEEEYRLSLEKIVSIERIVVYKNYLSLQKQKLLQLTAELETCRQKLTNAQAELRAAMKERKILTKLREKQQWRFRLVEKKKEENFLDELAINSSRRQSG